Proteins from a single region of Mycoplasma leachii PG50:
- a CDS encoding ABC transporter permease, whose translation MKLNAFKYSQFAFYTILKKKSSTLLPAFTLISSLIIGIILKFVVNNKYVELLSFLYVFILITLTVVFSCIKALNIFKDFEQEGLEIISLSKPLTRESLIIGKLLCLTFFGLIWSLTLLISGFLSLYAVYSFLYLFLISLLLGFVGLITYLLFSLFTVLLSYKLAQKISMIIPFVLFIPLSLTGMILSINVKSNVDQASFYINKEYKNHHSGNEANVEPYYLNNHKDELFLIPNGVNNKEFSIEQVKYLEDVVDYSNSSSNIWQIYSWLSIPYQLVDVFNFKNKNLFASLSDKSNSNLDKYIYYNNLDDISYKYKLEKKPNLKKYKTSKNSTYKYIVPGILKSHSIHSQKNDNTSGHEEIVDFDIIYAAEGADNKDKEFLEDKNQLHTDNKTNLVGRLRWIYVYEALSDPVFNQIAKEFVTSFNKQIKKTSDLKQIHKQLMEYLSKYLNNKESKIYSYNNNNITIFDEYAIKRHNKLQSQNERILYFAISLLNYIYFNHTDSLIYQGMLKNPDGDNFGDFQVKLDINSYKYNIGGYSSYQTQYEKKDKDTKTVLRFNLTKSNNNYLFESANELFSISRSKRVVNKNVLFVLWVIVIGIELLVVLELYRKKDYK comes from the coding sequence ATGAAACTGAATGCTTTTAAATACTCACAATTTGCTTTTTATACTATTTTGAAGAAAAAAAGTTCAACACTTTTACCTGCTTTTACTTTAATTAGTTCATTAATTATTGGAATTATTTTAAAGTTTGTAGTTAATAATAAATACGTAGAGTTATTAAGTTTTTTATATGTTTTTATTTTAATTACTTTAACTGTTGTTTTTAGTTGTATTAAAGCTTTAAATATTTTTAAAGATTTTGAACAAGAAGGATTAGAAATAATTAGTTTATCAAAACCATTAACTAGAGAATCTTTAATTATTGGTAAATTATTATGCTTGACTTTTTTTGGATTAATTTGATCTTTAACTTTATTAATTAGTGGTTTTTTATCTTTATATGCAGTTTATTCATTTTTATATTTATTTTTAATTAGTTTATTATTAGGATTTGTTGGGTTAATTACTTATTTATTATTTAGTTTATTTACAGTCTTATTAAGTTATAAATTAGCTCAAAAAATATCTATGATTATTCCATTTGTTTTATTTATTCCTTTAAGTTTAACTGGGATGATTTTATCTATTAATGTTAAATCTAATGTTGATCAAGCTAGTTTTTATATTAACAAAGAATATAAAAATCATCATTCAGGAAACGAAGCAAATGTTGAACCTTATTATTTAAACAATCATAAAGATGAATTATTTTTAATACCAAATGGAGTTAATAATAAAGAGTTTAGTATAGAACAAGTTAAATACTTAGAAGATGTAGTTGATTATTCAAATAGTTCTTCAAATATTTGACAAATTTATTCTTGATTATCAATTCCATATCAATTAGTTGATGTGTTTAATTTTAAAAATAAAAATTTATTTGCTTCATTATCAGATAAAAGTAATTCTAATTTAGATAAATATATTTATTATAATAATTTAGATGATATTTCTTATAAATATAAATTAGAAAAAAAACCTAATCTTAAAAAATACAAAACAAGTAAAAACAGCACTTATAAATATATAGTTCCAGGAATTTTAAAATCTCATTCTATTCATAGTCAAAAAAATGATAATACTTCAGGTCATGAAGAAATAGTTGATTTTGATATTATTTATGCAGCTGAAGGTGCTGATAATAAAGATAAAGAATTTTTAGAAGATAAAAATCAATTACATACTGATAATAAAACTAATTTAGTTGGAAGATTAAGATGAATTTATGTTTATGAAGCTTTAAGTGATCCTGTATTTAATCAAATAGCAAAAGAATTTGTTACTAGCTTTAATAAACAAATTAAAAAAACTAGTGATCTAAAACAAATTCATAAACAATTAATGGAATATTTATCTAAATACTTAAATAATAAAGAATCTAAAATTTATAGTTATAATAACAATAACATTACTATTTTTGATGAGTATGCTATTAAAAGACATAATAAATTACAATCACAAAATGAACGAATTTTATATTTTGCAATTAGTCTTTTAAACTATATTTACTTTAATCATACTGACTCATTAATTTATCAAGGGATGTTAAAAAACCCTGATGGTGATAATTTTGGAGATTTTCAAGTTAAATTAGATATTAATAGTTATAAATATAATATTGGTGGATATAGTAGCTATCAAACTCAATATGAAAAAAAGGATAAAGATACTAAAACTGTTTTAAGATTTAATCTGACTAAAAGTAATAATAACTACTTATTTGAATCAGCAAATGAATTATTTAGTATTAGTAGATCAAAAAGAGTAGTTAATAAGAATGTGTTATTTGTTTTATGAGTTATAGTTATTGGAATTGAATTATTAGTTGTGCTTGAGTTATATAGAAAAAAAGATTATAAGTAG
- a CDS encoding YfcC family protein: MHIKVENTEVNNLNSNIKRKKRLKMISSFSILLLIMLILMLVSWILYWSKTKTELVKTISFDDWKYDSVLKPIYDSWTSKHADLDAGNSQTWIDFMNSNLSLGWIYNNQGWAKEDYLIQHSGDAVFKGLATIQPIGLIDVIYAPIKGFVLKSNIIIFTISIGAFLYILVSTKALEGFSQAIIAKLKGKEAFAIIPLMLFFSIFGSVEGFAEETLGFYMIFIPIMLMAGFDVFTGVLILMVGAGTGVIGSTVNPFAIPIAVSAINSGIDSSTVKLTIGDGLIWRIICWLLLTSFSTTFTLLYALKVKKNPSKSVTFSTLEGDKEFFLAHVSKTIKLDWKKKVSLVIFAISFLVMIFYLVGWDSIFNSTKMAEQAVWIKRNIPYLTAFIPGWGNGDLDNVAAFFLLSSIILAIVNSIGEAAFIKKWFEGASDILSVAFIIATAAGVGYILVQTNLQSLFVKGILSSIGEINNQIAKVIILFIVFIPLAFLIPSSSGFATTIFPLLAKSLVDSKTNQLQAYASSGSIMAFTFAIGLVNLITPTSGVVMGACSLSRMSYAKYLKAMLPIISYLFILCFILLLIGGALPNSIS; the protein is encoded by the coding sequence ATGCATATTAAAGTTGAAAATACAGAAGTTAATAATCTTAATAGTAATATTAAAAGAAAAAAAAGATTAAAGATGATTTCTTCTTTTAGTATTCTTCTTTTAATTATGCTTATTTTAATGCTAGTTTCTTGAATATTATATTGATCAAAAACTAAAACAGAGTTAGTTAAAACAATTAGTTTTGATGATTGAAAATATGATTCTGTCTTAAAACCAATATATGATAGTTGAACTAGTAAACATGCTGACTTAGATGCAGGTAATTCTCAAACTTGAATTGATTTTATGAATTCAAATTTATCACTTGGCTGAATTTATAATAATCAAGGTTGAGCAAAAGAAGATTATCTTATTCAACATAGCGGAGATGCTGTTTTTAAAGGATTAGCAACAATTCAACCAATTGGTTTAATTGATGTAATTTATGCTCCAATTAAAGGATTTGTTTTAAAATCAAATATTATAATTTTTACAATTTCAATTGGTGCTTTTTTATACATTTTGGTTTCAACAAAAGCTTTAGAAGGCTTTTCACAAGCTATTATTGCTAAATTAAAAGGAAAAGAAGCTTTTGCTATAATTCCTTTAATGTTGTTCTTTTCAATTTTTGGTTCAGTTGAAGGATTTGCTGAAGAAACATTAGGATTTTATATGATTTTTATTCCTATTATGTTAATGGCAGGATTTGATGTTTTTACAGGTGTTTTAATTTTAATGGTTGGTGCTGGAACCGGAGTAATTGGATCAACAGTTAATCCATTTGCAATACCAATTGCAGTTTCTGCTATTAATAGTGGTATTGATAGCTCTACAGTTAAATTAACAATTGGAGATGGATTAATTTGAAGAATAATTTGTTGATTATTATTAACTAGCTTTTCTACTACTTTTACGCTTTTATATGCTTTAAAAGTTAAAAAAAATCCTTCTAAATCTGTGACTTTTTCAACGCTAGAAGGAGATAAAGAATTTTTCTTAGCACATGTAAGCAAAACTATTAAATTAGATTGAAAAAAGAAAGTTTCTTTAGTTATTTTTGCAATTAGTTTTTTAGTAATGATTTTTTATTTAGTTGGATGAGATTCAATTTTTAATAGTACTAAAATGGCAGAACAAGCTGTTTGAATTAAAAGAAATATTCCTTATTTAACTGCTTTTATTCCAGGGTGAGGAAATGGTGATCTAGATAATGTTGCTGCATTTTTCTTGTTATCTTCAATTATATTAGCTATTGTTAATTCAATTGGTGAAGCTGCATTTATTAAAAAATGATTTGAGGGAGCTTCAGATATTTTATCAGTAGCATTTATAATAGCAACAGCTGCTGGAGTTGGTTATATTTTAGTTCAAACTAATCTACAATCTTTATTTGTTAAAGGCATTTTGAGTTCAATTGGTGAAATTAATAATCAAATAGCTAAGGTTATTATTTTGTTTATAGTATTTATTCCATTAGCATTTTTAATTCCATCTTCATCTGGATTTGCAACAACTATTTTTCCACTTTTAGCTAAATCTTTAGTTGATAGCAAAACTAATCAATTACAAGCTTATGCTTCTTCTGGATCGATTATGGCATTTACTTTTGCGATAGGTTTAGTTAATTTGATTACTCCAACTTCAGGAGTTGTAATGGGAGCTTGTTCATTATCTAGAATGAGCTATGCTAAATATTTAAAAGCAATGTTACCAATAATTTCATACTTATTTATTTTATGTTTTATTCTTTTATTGATTGGTGGAGCACTACCAAACTCAATATCTTAA